Proteins encoded by one window of Gemmatimonadaceae bacterium:
- a CDS encoding HAMP domain-containing protein: MPLRASILQRLTLWNSSVLALALCIFAGAAWLTLTEVLQNRSVTSVRESARAVAGAVRAGQQALLDRGEVEKERGATEQAVLRELRAGDLDIFIADEAEQVMAARQPRQEREGAMAEIREGARDEAPVVIPPSVRRVMDEMRGLARAGQIADTTVLVRAIRLGNDPARAAVVRLRPFSAAMVGEPTLLVVAVRPESEDVLLLRQVRTTLLLAIPIFLLASLVAGFALARRSLAPLEAINARTALISAANLDERLPVVNPHDELGRLATIINELLARVGLAFSTQRQFVADASHELRTPIAIIRGEADVTLRRQSRSEAEYREALTVIRDESVHLTQIVDDLFLLARVDAGRSTVARRPVALDELVLDAIRRMRSLTESRHVTVTAEAPELAITVSGDEALLGRLLLNLLDNALKHAPPHTTVRVSVARDGREARLLVSDDGPGVPPSLRPRLFQRFVHGDDSAESRARSGAGLGLAIAEAIAHAHGGRISLLDTAGGATFEVRLPLPAPGEPAA; this comes from the coding sequence GTGCCGCTGCGCGCCAGCATTCTCCAACGCCTCACGCTCTGGAATTCGAGCGTGCTCGCGCTCGCGCTGTGCATCTTTGCCGGCGCCGCGTGGCTCACACTCACCGAGGTGCTGCAGAATCGCAGTGTCACGAGCGTGCGCGAGTCGGCGCGCGCCGTGGCGGGGGCGGTACGCGCCGGTCAGCAGGCGCTGCTCGATCGCGGCGAGGTGGAGAAGGAGCGAGGGGCCACCGAACAGGCCGTCCTGCGCGAGCTGCGCGCCGGTGATCTCGACATCTTCATTGCCGACGAAGCCGAGCAGGTGATGGCCGCGCGCCAGCCGCGGCAGGAACGCGAAGGCGCCATGGCGGAGATTCGCGAGGGCGCGCGCGACGAGGCGCCGGTCGTCATTCCACCGTCGGTCCGCCGGGTGATGGATGAGATGCGCGGTCTCGCGCGAGCCGGCCAGATCGCCGATACGACCGTGCTCGTACGCGCCATCCGCCTGGGCAACGATCCCGCGCGGGCCGCCGTCGTGCGCCTCCGCCCCTTCTCCGCCGCCATGGTGGGCGAGCCGACGTTGCTTGTGGTGGCCGTGCGTCCGGAAAGCGAGGATGTGCTGCTGCTGCGCCAGGTACGCACCACGCTGTTGCTCGCCATTCCGATCTTTCTGCTGGCGTCACTCGTCGCCGGCTTTGCGCTCGCGCGGCGCAGCCTCGCGCCACTCGAAGCGATCAATGCGCGCACGGCGCTCATCTCGGCGGCCAATCTCGACGAACGGTTGCCGGTGGTGAATCCGCACGACGAACTCGGGCGCCTCGCCACCATCATCAACGAGCTGCTCGCCCGCGTCGGGCTCGCCTTCAGTACCCAGCGGCAGTTCGTGGCCGATGCCTCCCACGAATTGCGGACGCCCATTGCGATCATTCGCGGTGAAGCGGATGTGACGCTGCGGCGCCAGTCGCGGAGTGAGGCGGAGTACCGCGAGGCCCTCACGGTCATTCGTGACGAGTCCGTGCACCTCACGCAGATCGTCGATGATCTCTTCCTGCTCGCCCGCGTCGATGCCGGCCGCAGCACGGTGGCACGACGTCCCGTCGCACTCGATGAACTGGTGCTCGATGCCATTCGTCGCATGCGCTCGCTCACCGAGTCACGCCACGTGACCGTCACTGCCGAGGCGCCGGAGCTCGCCATCACGGTGAGCGGCGACGAGGCGCTGCTCGGGCGCTTGCTGCTCAACCTGCTCGACAACGCGCTCAAACACGCACCGCCACACACCACCGTACGCGTGTCGGTCGCGCGTGACGGGCGTGAGGCGCGCCTGCTGGTGAGCGATGACGGGCCCGGCGTGCCGCCGTCGCTGCGCCCGCGGCTCTTTCAGCGCTTTGTGCACGGCGACGACAGCGCCGAGTCCCGCGCGCGCAGTGGCGCCGGGCTCGGGCTCGCCATCGCCGAAGCCATCGCCCACGCGCACGGTGGGCGCATCAGCTTGCTCGACACCGCCGGTGGTGCCACGTTCGAAGTCCGGCTCCCGCTTCCCGCCCCTGGAGAACCCGCCGCATGA